A single region of the Silene latifolia isolate original U9 population chromosome 8, ASM4854445v1, whole genome shotgun sequence genome encodes:
- the LOC141597069 gene encoding F-box/LRR-repeat protein At3g59190-like isoform X2 has protein sequence MRRPKKPRKHRGGNSLDRISSLPDDVLGHILSFLPTRSAVSTSILSTKWQRLFTLTTCLSFDDAPCFDHPKENERIEATRRFKEFVDKVLELHQISPIKKFSLVSHATITPDGSDLKRWFTNALRKGVQELYYWLDRMPYYNTFDHDDFFMCETLVSLKMIGREYHNIKVPLSASLPKLKILHLGLVIFFDFNSVERLFSSCELLEELTLSYCVCTTGGHVNMCTRILKVLTIEYCSFSPGTFEIDARNLAYLTYKSNMGVRIIPSWKYSCSLVKAELSFGINEDSRHCERELLKAAAYKVAELQFEVDSAQLLLTLDDDKQMPEFNSLSRLCIGACSCNAWKHVMRLIDKSPQLKTVVFNSGFPCCINSSYDCPDYCYGGLLPPSDIPLEPFSCRVNVIEVYEFCGDKGPLLLMGHLLRNASVLKSLIVSTVCDINQEEELRICKELLMLPRVSRDCCVKMNKGNKSLYYIPIPCRT, from the exons ATGAGGCGACCTAAGAAACCTCGTAAACATCGAGGTGGAAATAGTTTGGATAGGATTAGTAGTTTACCTGATGATGTACTTGGTCACATTCTCTCGTTCCTGCCAACAAGGTCTGCTGTGAGCACAAGTATTTTATCAACAAAATGGCAACGCCTTTTTACTTTGACGACTTGTCTTTCTTTTGATGATGCACCATGCTTTGATCATCCGAAAGAAAATGAGAGAATAGAAGCAACTCGAAGGTTTAAGGAGTTCGTTGATAAAGTTCTGGAATTGCACCAAATCTCACCCATTAAGAAATTTAGTCTAGTATCTCATGCCACTATTACACCTGATGGTTCAGATTTGAAGCGCTGGTTTACTAATGCATTACGAAAGGGTGTTCAAGAGCTTTATTATTGGCTAGACCGCATGCCTTATTATAATACGTTTGATCACGATGATTTTTTCATGTGTGAAACACTAGTGAGCTTGAAAATGATAGGTCGTGAGTACCATAATATTAAAGTTCCTCTATCAGCCTCGTTGCCCAAACTGAAGATCCTTCATCTGGGACTAGTCATATTCTTTGATTTTAACTCCGTTGAAAGATTGTTCTCTAGCTGCGAATTGCTTGAAGAGTTAACACTCAGCTATTGCGTGTGTACAACTGGCGGTCATGTTAATATGTGTACAAGAATACTCAAAGTGCTAACAATAGAGTATTGCTCTTTTTCACCGGGTACATTCGAGATTGACGCCCGTAATCTAGCATATTTAACATATAAGTCTAATATGGGTGTGAGAATTATTCCGTCGTGGAAATACTCATGCTCTTTAGTCAAGGCAGAGCTAAGTTTTGGCATTAATGAAGATTCACGTCATTGTGAACGTGAACTTCTAAAAGCCGCTGCCTATAAAGTCGCAGAACTACAATTTGAAGTGGACTCAGCACAG CTTCTTCTTACACTTGATGACGACAAGCAAATGCCTGAATTTAATAGTCTGTCAAGGTTATGCATTGGTGCATGTTCTTGTAATGCTTGGAAACATGTGATGCGCCTGATTGACAAATCTCCTCAACTTAAAACTGTCGTCTTTAATTCG GGCTTTCCTTGCTGCATTAATTCAAGCTATGACTGTCCGGATTACTGCTACGGTGGCTTACTGCCACCTTCAGATATACCTCTGGAACCTTTTTCATGTCGTGTCAATGTGATTGAAGTTTATGAGTTTTGTGGTGATAAGGGTCCATTGTTACTTATGGGGCATCTCCTTAGAAATGCAAGTGTCCTGAAGAGTTTGATTGTCTCTACAGTCTGCGATATCAATCAGGAGGAGGAATTGAGGATATGTAAGGAGTTGTTGATGCTTCCAAGGGTT
- the LOC141597069 gene encoding F-box/LRR-repeat protein At3g59190-like isoform X1: protein MYTGLLEHGYALFQHIFYSGKTPVKTMRRPKKPRKHRGGNSLDRISSLPDDVLGHILSFLPTRSAVSTSILSTKWQRLFTLTTCLSFDDAPCFDHPKENERIEATRRFKEFVDKVLELHQISPIKKFSLVSHATITPDGSDLKRWFTNALRKGVQELYYWLDRMPYYNTFDHDDFFMCETLVSLKMIGREYHNIKVPLSASLPKLKILHLGLVIFFDFNSVERLFSSCELLEELTLSYCVCTTGGHVNMCTRILKVLTIEYCSFSPGTFEIDARNLAYLTYKSNMGVRIIPSWKYSCSLVKAELSFGINEDSRHCERELLKAAAYKVAELQFEVDSAQLLLTLDDDKQMPEFNSLSRLCIGACSCNAWKHVMRLIDKSPQLKTVVFNSGFPCCINSSYDCPDYCYGGLLPPSDIPLEPFSCRVNVIEVYEFCGDKGPLLLMGHLLRNASVLKSLIVSTVCDINQEEELRICKELLMLPRVSRDCCVKMNKGNKSLYYIPIPCRT from the exons ATGTACACTGGACTACTGGAGCATGGTTATGCCTTATTTCAGCATATATTTTATTCAGGTAAGACTCCTGTAAAGACCATGAGGCGACCTAAGAAACCTCGTAAACATCGAGGTGGAAATAGTTTGGATAGGATTAGTAGTTTACCTGATGATGTACTTGGTCACATTCTCTCGTTCCTGCCAACAAGGTCTGCTGTGAGCACAAGTATTTTATCAACAAAATGGCAACGCCTTTTTACTTTGACGACTTGTCTTTCTTTTGATGATGCACCATGCTTTGATCATCCGAAAGAAAATGAGAGAATAGAAGCAACTCGAAGGTTTAAGGAGTTCGTTGATAAAGTTCTGGAATTGCACCAAATCTCACCCATTAAGAAATTTAGTCTAGTATCTCATGCCACTATTACACCTGATGGTTCAGATTTGAAGCGCTGGTTTACTAATGCATTACGAAAGGGTGTTCAAGAGCTTTATTATTGGCTAGACCGCATGCCTTATTATAATACGTTTGATCACGATGATTTTTTCATGTGTGAAACACTAGTGAGCTTGAAAATGATAGGTCGTGAGTACCATAATATTAAAGTTCCTCTATCAGCCTCGTTGCCCAAACTGAAGATCCTTCATCTGGGACTAGTCATATTCTTTGATTTTAACTCCGTTGAAAGATTGTTCTCTAGCTGCGAATTGCTTGAAGAGTTAACACTCAGCTATTGCGTGTGTACAACTGGCGGTCATGTTAATATGTGTACAAGAATACTCAAAGTGCTAACAATAGAGTATTGCTCTTTTTCACCGGGTACATTCGAGATTGACGCCCGTAATCTAGCATATTTAACATATAAGTCTAATATGGGTGTGAGAATTATTCCGTCGTGGAAATACTCATGCTCTTTAGTCAAGGCAGAGCTAAGTTTTGGCATTAATGAAGATTCACGTCATTGTGAACGTGAACTTCTAAAAGCCGCTGCCTATAAAGTCGCAGAACTACAATTTGAAGTGGACTCAGCACAG CTTCTTCTTACACTTGATGACGACAAGCAAATGCCTGAATTTAATAGTCTGTCAAGGTTATGCATTGGTGCATGTTCTTGTAATGCTTGGAAACATGTGATGCGCCTGATTGACAAATCTCCTCAACTTAAAACTGTCGTCTTTAATTCG GGCTTTCCTTGCTGCATTAATTCAAGCTATGACTGTCCGGATTACTGCTACGGTGGCTTACTGCCACCTTCAGATATACCTCTGGAACCTTTTTCATGTCGTGTCAATGTGATTGAAGTTTATGAGTTTTGTGGTGATAAGGGTCCATTGTTACTTATGGGGCATCTCCTTAGAAATGCAAGTGTCCTGAAGAGTTTGATTGTCTCTACAGTCTGCGATATCAATCAGGAGGAGGAATTGAGGATATGTAAGGAGTTGTTGATGCTTCCAAGGGTT
- the LOC141597069 gene encoding F-box/LRR-repeat protein At3g59190-like isoform X3: MYTGLLEHGYALFQHIFYSGKTPVKTMRRPKKPRKHRGGNSLDRISSLPDDVLGHILSFLPTRSAVSTSILSTKWQRLFTLTTCLSFDDAPCFDHPKENERIEATRRFKEFVDKVLELHQISPIKKFSLVSHATITPDGSDLKRWFTNALRKGVQELYYWLDRMPYYNTFDHDDFFMCETLVSLKMIGREYHNIKVPLSASLPKLKILHLGLVIFFDFNSVERLFSSCELLEELTLSYCVCTTGGHVNMCTRILKVLTIEYCSFSPGTFEIDARNLAYLTYKSNMGVRIIPSWKYSCSLVKAELSFGINEDSRHCERELLKAAAYKVAELQFEVDSAQGFPCCINSSYDCPDYCYGGLLPPSDIPLEPFSCRVNVIEVYEFCGDKGPLLLMGHLLRNASVLKSLIVSTVCDINQEEELRICKELLMLPRVSRDCCVKMNKGNKSLYYIPIPCRT; encoded by the exons ATGTACACTGGACTACTGGAGCATGGTTATGCCTTATTTCAGCATATATTTTATTCAGGTAAGACTCCTGTAAAGACCATGAGGCGACCTAAGAAACCTCGTAAACATCGAGGTGGAAATAGTTTGGATAGGATTAGTAGTTTACCTGATGATGTACTTGGTCACATTCTCTCGTTCCTGCCAACAAGGTCTGCTGTGAGCACAAGTATTTTATCAACAAAATGGCAACGCCTTTTTACTTTGACGACTTGTCTTTCTTTTGATGATGCACCATGCTTTGATCATCCGAAAGAAAATGAGAGAATAGAAGCAACTCGAAGGTTTAAGGAGTTCGTTGATAAAGTTCTGGAATTGCACCAAATCTCACCCATTAAGAAATTTAGTCTAGTATCTCATGCCACTATTACACCTGATGGTTCAGATTTGAAGCGCTGGTTTACTAATGCATTACGAAAGGGTGTTCAAGAGCTTTATTATTGGCTAGACCGCATGCCTTATTATAATACGTTTGATCACGATGATTTTTTCATGTGTGAAACACTAGTGAGCTTGAAAATGATAGGTCGTGAGTACCATAATATTAAAGTTCCTCTATCAGCCTCGTTGCCCAAACTGAAGATCCTTCATCTGGGACTAGTCATATTCTTTGATTTTAACTCCGTTGAAAGATTGTTCTCTAGCTGCGAATTGCTTGAAGAGTTAACACTCAGCTATTGCGTGTGTACAACTGGCGGTCATGTTAATATGTGTACAAGAATACTCAAAGTGCTAACAATAGAGTATTGCTCTTTTTCACCGGGTACATTCGAGATTGACGCCCGTAATCTAGCATATTTAACATATAAGTCTAATATGGGTGTGAGAATTATTCCGTCGTGGAAATACTCATGCTCTTTAGTCAAGGCAGAGCTAAGTTTTGGCATTAATGAAGATTCACGTCATTGTGAACGTGAACTTCTAAAAGCCGCTGCCTATAAAGTCGCAGAACTACAATTTGAAGTGGACTCAGCACAG GGCTTTCCTTGCTGCATTAATTCAAGCTATGACTGTCCGGATTACTGCTACGGTGGCTTACTGCCACCTTCAGATATACCTCTGGAACCTTTTTCATGTCGTGTCAATGTGATTGAAGTTTATGAGTTTTGTGGTGATAAGGGTCCATTGTTACTTATGGGGCATCTCCTTAGAAATGCAAGTGTCCTGAAGAGTTTGATTGTCTCTACAGTCTGCGATATCAATCAGGAGGAGGAATTGAGGATATGTAAGGAGTTGTTGATGCTTCCAAGGGTT
- the LOC141595502 gene encoding uncharacterized protein LOC141595502 has translation MIFLCETKLSSREMSRLISKVDGYTGVAVDSVGRSGGLAFLWKEGVSCIMRAAAVHFMDFDVELNGLKWRVTGFYGWPAVQDRHLSWQLLRMLAGEGSGPWLCVGDFNEILYSTEMKGASRAQWQMNNFRDAVDEVGIRDLPMEGYAFTFDNGQVGEDNRQSRIDRAMANEEWFDLFPYARVLHLNREWSDHCPIKVVGDRRLGREGRGDRMFRYEHIWVGEEGCEEAVKRGWSRGGDDFTKCIDWCARELVEWKGVSIGKIIKSLVKKRGRLKVLNEGDRSLGRVQERKRVVMEIAALLRQEEKFWRQRSRAIWLRDGDRNSNFFHRVASERRKKNFISKVSDDLGNVFEGTEAVSRCDVAYFGELFGSGSPAGFADLLAVVEGRVTGEMNAGLAEDYTGEKVAIALSQMHPLKAPGPDGMNDLFYQTYWHIVGPAVIRGLRQGDPLSPYLFLLCAEVLSGMLRRAAEVGSIHGIRIAPQAPSVSHLFFADDSIIFLKAREVKRILDRYQQASGQLVSLPKTTVSFSRGTSLARKQQIGGVFGVRQVVCQEKYLGLPTVLGRSKKGLTDLIRDKLSKKLQGWKGSLLGKAGKEVLIKAVAQAIPTYAMSVFRIPSNLCDELRSLVSRFWRGTENGRRKIPWVAWRKLCLPKCRGGLGFRDFVKFNSALLGKQEWRFGNQSELFLEEYLGSTVRAFDGVTAQGGRWPLYGGVAGPVDWGN, from the exons ATGATATTTCTCTGTGAAACGAAGTTGAGTAGTCGTGAGATGAGTAGGTTAATTAGTAAGGTGGATGGATATACGGGTGTGGCTGTAGATAGCGTGGGCCGTTCGGGTGGTCTTGCGTTTTTATGGAAAGAAGGGGTGTCGTGTATTATGAGGGCGGCTGCGGTCCATTTTATGGACTTCGATGTTGAGCTGAATGGTTTAAAGTGGCGGGTTACAGGATTTTATGGGTGGCCGGCTGTTCAAGATAGGCATTTATCATGGCAGTTGTTGCGAATGTTGGCTGGGGAGGGAAGTGGCCCTTGGCTGTGTGTGGGTgatttcaatgagattttgtattCTACTGAGATGAAAGGGGCTTCAAGGGCGCAGTGGCAGATGAATAACTTTCGTGATGCTGTGGATGAGGTGGGTATTCGGGATCTTCCTATGGAAGGCTATGCTTTTACGTTTGATAATGGACAAGTCGGAGAGGATAACAGACAATCTCGTATTGATAGGGCTATGGCTAACGAGGAGTGGTTTGACCTTTTTCCTTATGCTCGAGTGCTTCATCTTAATAGGGAATGGTCGGATCACTGTCCGATTAAGGTTGTGGGGGATCGACGGTTGGGGCGAGAGGGCCGGGGTGATAGGATGTTTAGATACGAGCATATATGGGTAGGGGAGGAGGGGTGTGAGGAGGCTGTTAAACGGGGGTGGAGCAGAGGGGGTGATGATTTTACGAAGTGTATTGATTGGTGCGCTCGGGAATTGGTGGAGTGGAAGGGGGTCAGTATAGGGAAGATCATAAAGAGCCTTGTTAAGAAGAGGGGGCGTTTGAAGGTGCTAAATGAAGGTGATAGGAGCTTAGGGCGTGTTCAGGAGAGGAAGCGGGTGGTGATGGAGATAGCTGCTCTCTTGCGTCAGGAGGAGAAGTTTTGGCGACAGCGTTCTCGGGCTATTTGGCTGCGTGATGGGGATAGGAATTCCAATTTTTTCCATAGGGTTGCTAGCGAAAGGAGGAAGAAGAATTTTATCTCAAAGGTTAGTGATGATCTGGGGAATGTTTTTGAGGGTACTGAGGCTGTTTCAAGATGTGATGTAGCTTACTTTGGTGAGCTCTTCGGTTCGGGGTCACCGGCGGGTTTTGCTGATCTTTTGGCGGTTGTGGAGGGTCGAGTCACGGGAGAGATGAATGCGGGGTTGGCAGAAGATTATACGGGTGAAAAGGTGGCTATAGCGTTGAGTCAGATGCATCCATTGAAGGCGCCGGGACCAGACGGTATGAACGACCTTTTCTATCAGACATACTGGCATATTGTTGGACCTGCGGTGATAAG GGGGTTACGACAAGGGGACCCGTTATCAccatatttatttcttttatgtGCGGAAGTGTTGTCTGGTATGTTGAGAAGAGCAGCTGAGGTGGGTTCGATTCATGGTATTAGGATCGCTCCTCAGGCCCCGAGTGTATCGCATTTATTCTTTGCAGATGATAGTATAATTTTTTTGAAGGCTAGGGAGGTTAAGCGTATCCTTGATCGCTATCAGCAGGCCTCGGGGCAATTAGTGAGTTTGCCGAAGACCACGGTTTCTTTTAGCCGTGGGACCAGTTTGGCGAGGAAGCAGCAGATAGGGGGTGTGTTTGGAGTGAGGCAGGTAGTGTGTCAGGAAAAATATTTGGGTTTGCCGACTGTATTGGGGAGGTCTAAGAAgggacttacggatttaattcgTGACAAGTTGAGTAAGAAGTTGCAGGGATGGAAGGGTTCGTTACTCGGTAAGGCGGGTAAGGAGGTGCTTATAAAGGCGGTGGCCCAAGCTATACCAACTTATGCGATGAGTGTTTTTCGAATTCCGTCTAATTTATGTGACGAGTTGAGATCCCTTGTTTCGAGGTTTTGGCGGGGCACGGAGAATGGGAGGAGGAAGATACCTTGGGTCGCATGGCGGAAGCTTTGTTTACCTAAATGCCGAGGGGGGCTTGGGTTTCGAGATTTTGTCAAGTTTAATAGTGCATTGCTGGGTAAGCAGGAATGGAG GTTTGGGAACCAATCCGAGTTATTCTTGGAGGAGTATTTGGGAAGCACGGTCCGTGCTTTTGATGGGGTTACGGCGCAGGGTGGGAGATGGCCTCTCTACGGTGGTGTGGCGGGACCCGTGGATTGGGGGAACTAG
- the LOC141595503 gene encoding F-box protein At4g22280-like has translation MKSISESCLDRIGLPDDVLGHVLSFLPTRFAVSTSLLSTRWRHLFTLTTCLSFEDEIVSGPKEKNEIIEAAQRFKEFTDKVLELHQISPIKKFSLVCTGTYDNSDLNRWVSNALKKGVQELHYEFSNMIDCMPDGFFTCETLMRLNFKRKGYVHNCIEIPLSPRLPKLKILHLGNIIFFDFNSMERLFSSCELLQKLTLEYCRCDTDGHATYRTGLLKVLTIRRCFFDRGTFEIDAPNLAHLKYSLNTGVKIVPSWKNSCSAYDDFDAKVDLPKYEHELLTAATSKATQLRFKMYTLELFFKLDEDEHMPEFPSLSSVQVRLYPYYVREYATRLIGKSPQLETVFFESCFLDCPNCSDYYTSENCCSECGCSSLLPSDIPQVPFSCHVQVIEVHKFCGHDSASRSLMEHLLTNASRLKRLIVHIISGCDLERDLEISKYLLMLPRASIDCHVEIKFGSGNTTLTSIPAQR, from the exons ATGAAATCGATAAGTGAGAGTTGTTTGGATAGGATCGGTTTACCCGATGATGTACTTGGTCACGTGCTCTCGTTTCTGCCAACAAGGTTTGCTGTCAGTACAAGTCTTCTATCAACGAGATGGCGACACCTTTTCACTTTGACAACTTGTCTTTCTTTTGAAGATGAAATAGTTTCTGGACCTAAGGAAAAAAATGAGATAATTGAAGCGGCTCAAAGGTTTAAGGAGTTTACTGATAAAGTTTTGGAATTGCACCAAATCTCACCCATCAAGAAGTTTAGTCTAGTGTGTACAGGCACCTATGATAATTCAGATTTGAATCGATGGGTTAGTAATGCGTTAAAAAAGGGTGTTCAAGAACTTCATTACGAGTTTTCTAATATGATCGACTGTATGCCTGATGGCTTTTTCACGTGTGAAACATTAATGAGATTGAACTTCAAAAGAAAAGGTTATGTGCACAATTGCATTGAAATTCCTCTATCACCCAGGTTGCCAAAACTCAAGATTCTTCATCTGGGTAACAtcatcttctttgattttaattcGATGGAGAGATTGTTTTCTAGCTGTGAATTGCTTCAGAAATTGACTCTTGAATATTGTCGGTGTGACACTGATGGTCATGCCACTTATCGCACTGGATTACTGAAAGTGCTTACAATAAGACGTTGCTTTTTTGACCGGGGTACATTTGAGATTGACGCCCCTAATTTGGCACACTTAAAGTACAGTTTAAATACTGGCGTGAAAATTGTTCCATCATGGAAAAACTCATGCAGTGCATATGATGATTTTGATGCTAAGGTAGATCTACCCAAGTATGAGCATGAGCTTCTAACAGCCGCTACCTCTAAAGCCACTCAATTACGCTTTAAAATGTACACTCTAGAG CTTTTTTTTAAACTCGATGAAGACGAGCATATGCCTGAGTTTCCTAGCTTGTCAAGTGTACAAGTCCGTCTCTATCCTTATTATGTGCGAGAATATGCGACGCGCTTGATTGGCAAATCTCCTCAACTTGAAACTGTCTTCTTTGAATCG TGCTTTCTTGACTGCCCTAATTGTTCAGACTATTACACTTCGGAGAACTGCTGTAGCGAATGCGGCTGCAGCTCGCTGTTACCGTCAGATATACCTCAAGTCCCTTTTTCATGTCACGTCCAAGTGATTGAAGTGCACAAATTTTGTGGGCATGATTCGGCTTCACGGTCACTTATGGAGCATCTTCTCACAAATGCGAGTCGCTTGAAGAGGTTGATCGTCCATATAATCTCTGGTTGTGATTTGGAGAGGGATCTGGAGATCAGTAAGTACCTGTTGATGCTTCCAAGGGCTTCAATAGACTGCCATGTAGAAATTAAATTTGGTAGCGGGAACACCACCTTAACTTCTATTCCAGCTCAAAGATAG